The genomic segment AAGAATGACGGAGGGATTCACGATAACGCCATCCAGGCCCTCCGTAATGCCCCGCCAGACTTCCATTTCTGCCTGATACTTAGAAAGCGAATAATTTGATGTTGTCGGACTATGTTCCCAATGGTCGTTTTCAGAAATGGGGCGATTATACTTGCTGCTGCCAAGAGCTGCAATAGAACTGACATGAAGCAACCGGATGCCTTTTTGCAGACAGAGATTCACCAGATTGGCGGTTCCCTCTACATTGACCTTAAAAAGAGCTTTAGCGTCTTTTTTCTGATAGGAGACCAACGCAGCGCAATGGTATACTTTGGTTACACCTTCCAGAGCATCTTCCAGCTCAAAGTAATTGTTGATATCTGCATCCACCCATTGGATCAAGGAAGACGATAGCAGCGCCTCCGGAATAGTCGATTGAGCTCTTTTGATGGCAATGACGTCGATTCCGCGGTCTATCAGTTGTTTAATTAAGGTAGACCCTAAAAAACCAGTTCCTCCAGTTATTAATATCACCTGATAAAGATACTGTTAAAAATAATGTTTTCAAAAGTTAGTTAATAAATGGATATTTGTGTCAGGTGTTCCTGAAAAAATAAGAAGTTAACAAACCAGTGCTTATGTCATCATTGTCCGTATTCTTTAGTCCGATTTCGATAGCCCATATTTCTCCCGAACATGGTTTTTTGAATTCCCAGCTTGGAAATGTCATTCAGGCTTATGAGGAGACTTTTCCTGTATGGGAGGAAAATGAACCGCCTCACCTGGCTATCGTTGGTGTCGAGGAAGACCGGGCATCTGTGAATAACAATGGGGCGCACAGGGCTCCGGATGCGGTAAGAAAGCACCTTTACAACCTCTATCAGGGGGATTACAAGTTGAATATTGTCGATCTGGGCAATATCAAAGCAGGCAATACCATTCAGGATACTTATGTCGCGCTGAAATCCGTGGTCGAGGAATTGGTGAAGGCCAATATTCTGCCCATTATCATCGGCGGAGGTCAGGATCTGACCTATGCACAGTATCTCGGTTATCAAAATCTCGAGCGTAAGATCGAGTTGGCTATTATAGATGCCCGTTTTGATCTCAATCAGGAACAAGTCGAAAATGTAGCACTGAATTCACGGTCCTATGTGAACCACATTATCCTGCATCAGCCGGATTATTTATTCAACCTCAATGCGATTGCTTATCAGACCTATCTGGTCAGTAAGGAATCGATCAGTATGTATGATAAGCTGTTTTTTAATGCGACCAGGGTTGGCCTTATTGCGGGCAAAATGGATCAGTCGGAACCGTTGATCCGTGCCGCAGATATGATCAGCTTTGACATTGGCGCTATCCGTGCTTCTGAAGCTCCCGGAAATGCCAATGCGATTCCCAATGGCCTGTATGGCGATGAGGCCTGCCAGCTTGCTCGTTATGCAGGGATGTCGGATAAGTGTACTTCGATCGGTTTTTATGAACTGAATCCCACATTTGATCCGATGGAACAGACGGCCATGCTGGTGTCACAAATGATCTGGTGTTTCATTGATGGTTATTACAACCGCAAACACGACACACCACTATATCCCAAGTCCTCGTATATTATCTACCGCACGACGCTCGAAAACGAGGAGCACGAGCTGGTGTTTGTGAAAAGCAAAAAATCTGACCGCTGGTGGATGCAGGTGCCATATTTTGGTTCTAAGTCGGTGAACGAACGTTACTATCTCGTGCCGTGCCGCTACGAAGACTACCAGTTGGCAGTCTCGGGAGAGATGCCTGATCTGTGGTGGAAGACCCATCAGAAGTTGCAATAAGCAACGGCTTACTTGTTCATTTTAAATTCAAATCAATGGAAATATTTTTCTTCGCCGGAATAGTACTCTTACTGGTCATTTTAATCATATTGGTACTGAGAAGAAATAATGCCATCCCCATGGATGGCGGGCAACAGAAAGAGCTGGAGACACTCCGAATCGAATTGGCGCGTTCACAGCAACGTGAACAAAGTCTCCTGGAGGAACGTGTGCTGCTGAGAAATGAGCTCGACAAAGAACGTGAAAGTCTCCTGGTGGCGGAGCGCTCCTTGGAGAGTACGCGTTCTTTCTATGAGGCACAGCTGAACAAGTTTCAGGAACAGAAGGCTGAAATCGCAGAGATTAAAAGACAATTTAACACCGAGTTTCAGGTGATTGCCAATAAAATACTGGAAGAGAAAACCCAAAAGTTTACAGAGACCAACCACCGTTCACTTGGACTTATCCTCGATCCTTTAAAGGAGAAGATTAAGTTATTTGAAGAGAAGGTTGAAAAAAATTATAATCAGGAAGCGGCCGAACGAAATTCATTGAAAGGTGTTGTGCTGCAACTCGTGGAGCAGAGTCTCAAGATCAAAGACGAAGCCAATAGCCTGACGAAAGCGTTAAAGGGAGACAGCAAAAAGCAGGGCAACTGGGGCGAAGTGATCCTGGAACGGGTGTTGGAGCGTTCGGGGCTCGTTAAGGACCGCGAATTCCGCCTACAAGTTTCTTTGATGGATGCTGAAGGCCGGAGGATGCAGCCTGACGCGATTATCGATCTCCCGGAAAATAAACATCTGATTGTGGACTCTAAAGTGTCTTTGATCGCTTACGAGCGCTGGGTAAACGCCGACACGGACGAAGACCGTGCCATATTTGCCAAACAGCATGTGCAGTCTGTCGAAAATCATGTTAAAGAACTTTCTGCCAAAAATTACCATGAGCTATATGGCATCGAATCACCGGAATTCGTGTTGTTGTTCATGCCCATCGAATCGGCTTTGAGTATGTCGGTCGCCGAAAAACCGGATCTGTTTAGCGATGCATGGGACCGGAAGGTCGTGATTGTGAGTCCCTCTACCTTGCTGGCCACATTACGTACCATTGCGAGTATCTGGAAACAAGAACGTCAAACACGCAATGTGATCGAAATCGCGAAAGAAGCAGGAAGTCTATATGACAAGTTTGTCAGTTTTCTGGCCGATATGGAACAGGTACAAAACCAGCTGGAACGTGCCCTGAAAAGCCATGAGGACGCCACCAAAAAACTGTCCACCGGCGCGGGAAATGTCATTGGCAAAGTGGAAAAACTCAAGCGATTGGGCGCCAAGGCCAGTAAACAGATAGATGCCAAATTTTTAGAGGAGGAGTGAAAGATCACAGCTCTTTCATCCGCCGGTTGATCGATACATCCACATAGGTATCTTTCAGTCGGTCCACAGCGTCTTTCTCCACGCTGAGTTTGGTATCCGACTCGTAATCATGTAGCTGTCTGAGGTTTTGGATCTCGTTGTCATAAGGGTCCCGTCCAGCCAGCAGTTTTACGATGACCGGCAGGCATTCCAAAAAGACAAACAGTAAGGCGATAAAAAAGACAGCATTTGCATTGGACTCGTTCACTTTTCCGTTAGCGTCATATTTTAGATTGCCCAGGGCAGCATTGCGGTCGGCAAAGCCGGCAACATTGACTGCGCTGTCAAGTGATGTATTGGACAGCACTTTTTGGTCAAGGATACCCTCGAATTGCTGCTTCTGCCGAATGGTACTCTGCTGAGCCATTATTTTATTCCGCAAGGTATCCAGGTAGGCCTCTTTTTTCTTCAGTTCGTCGGCCTTCATTTTGGCGTAAGGTCCATATCCCATTACGCCGGATGTTTCTGTGGTTTTATTTCCAAATATCTCGTAGTTCAGCTTGGTACGGTCAGTTTTGATACTGGATTCCAGAGAATCCCGTTCAACCATCGTCGCTTTTAGCTGGCTGACCTCGTTAGCGTATTTTTTATTGAATGTGCTGTTCAGCGTATCTATTTTGGCCCGTTGATCCGCGAGGTAACGTACCCGGAGGTTTTCACGGATTTCTTTGTCGAAAATCTTGAGCTCCAGCGGCCGGGAGATCACCAGACCGATCAAGATCGCCAATAGGATACGCGGCAGTGCCTGTAAAAGCTGCATCCAGCCACTTTTGGATTTATTGATGCTTAAGACAATGTAGCGGTCCATATTGAATATCGCCAAACCCCAGATCACGCCAAATACAATAGCCAGTAGCCAGTCCAATGTCCCTCCGCTGAATACAAAATACATAGCGTATCCGCCTGAAAGGCTGGCAAATAAGCCGGTAAAAAAGATCGTTGCACCGATGGCTGTGTATTTGCTATGCTCTTCAGGATACTTTTCAAGTGTTTCTTGATGCACCCCCGCACATCGCCAAAAGAAACGGTTAATAGCGCTCATTAAAATATTTTTACTCAAATTGACAGATATTTTTTACAAGATTTATGAATAAGTTTTTGTTTTACAATAGGATGACGATTGTACGCATACCATCAACTGTCCTTCCTCTGCTAGTGTATTTGCCTAATTTTATTATCTTTGGAAAAAAATCAGGAATAATCAGACAATATGAAGAAAAGACAACTTTTGCCATTTTTAATGATAGTGGCAACTGCAATTGTTGGTTGTGAGGAGAAAAAGATAATGACAGATAATCCTCTTTTATTAGCCTATGACACGCCGTTTAATGTTCCACCATTTGACAAGATCAAAAACGAGCATTTTAGGCCCGCCTTTGAAGAGGCTATAAAAGTACATAATTTGGAGATAGACTCGATCGTCAATAATTCGGAAAAACCGAATTTTCAAAATACCATTGTGGCATTGGAAAATGCAGGAAGCCTATTGAACAATGTATCTACTGTATTTTACAATTTGAACAGTGCTAACACAAACGATAGTATTCAGGCTATAGCAAAAGATCTGGCTCCGATACTTTCGAGCCATTCCGACGAAATCTCGATGAATGCGAAGTTGTTCGATAAGATCAAAGAAATTTGGAATAACCGCAATAGCCTCGGTCTGGATGCCGAAGATACTAAGCTTCTGGAAGAGACTTACAAGAGTTTTGTGCGTTCCGGTGCCAATCTAAAAGAAGCGGATAAAGAAAAAATGAAAAAGATCAATGCCGAACTTTCGACATTGACAACGCAATTTGGTCAGAATTTATTGGCCGAAACCAATGCCTATGAGCTTGTAGTCGACTCTGCAAGCCAGTTGGAGGGCCTGCCAGAATCGTTAAAAACAGCAGCAGCTGAGGAAGCGACCGCAAAAGGCAAAAAAGACAAATGGGTCTTTACATTGCAGAATCCGTCGATCATGCCGTTCTTGCAGTATGCTAAAAACCGCGAATTAAGAAAACAGATCTGGGATGCTTACCAGATGCGCGGCAATCACGACAATACCAGTGATAACAAGGAAATCATCCAGAAGATTGTGAACCTGCGTCTTCAGAAAGCCAAGTTGCTTGGCTATGCATCACATGCCAACTATGTTCTGGAAGAATCAATGGCCAAGACACCGGAAAATGTGTATGCGCTTCTAAATAAGCTCTGGGCGCCAGCATTGGCAAAAGCAAAAGGTGAGGAAGCAGATATTGCCAAGGAGATCAAGGCCGAAGGCGGAGACTTTGCTGTAGCACCTTACGACTGGAGATACTACACGGAGATTATTCGTAAAAAACGTTTTGCACTTGATGAAGATGAGATCAAACCTTACCTGAGCCTGCCGGCGGTCCGTGAAGGCGCCTTTGCTGTAGCGAACAAACTGTATGGATTGACGTTTGTCGCACTCAACAATGTGCCTACTTATCACGAAGAAGTGGAAGTGTATGAGGTTAAGGACAAGGATGGTTCACATCTAGGACTGCTGTATGCAGATTTTTTCCCACGTGAGTCTAAGCGTGGTGGTGCATGGATGACATCATACCGTGATCAGTCTACTAAAGACGGCAAACGGGTAGCTCCGGTTATTTCCATCGTGTGTAACTTTACGAAACCTGTAGGAAAAAATCCGGCTTTATTGACCTTTGATGAGGCAACGACCTTATTCCATGAATTTGGACATGCCTTGCATGGCCTGCTCTCCAATGTCAGATACCGCTCTATGGCGGGAACGTCGGTTCCACGTGACTTTGTGGAACTGCCTTCTCAGATCATGGAAAACTGGGCAGCGGATCCGGAAGTGTTAAAGACTTATGCCAAACATTACAAAACCAAAGAGGCAATGCCGGACTCGTTGATCCAAAAAATGGAAAAAGCCGGAACTTTTGATCAGGGATTTGCAACCGTGGAATATCTCGCAGCTTCGTTGTTGGATATGAACTACCATGCCACTACCAAGGAAATCTCTAAAGATATCAACAGTTTTGAAAAAGGAGCAATGAAAAAGATAGGACTGATAGAAGCGATTATTCCCCGCTATAGAAGTACCTATTTCCAACACATTTTTAACAGTGGATATTCAGCTGGCTATTATGCATATATCTGGTCCGAAGTACTCGACTCGGATGCTTTCGCAGCTTTCAAAGAAAAATCCTTATACGACCAGCCGACCGCCGATTCCTTCAGAAAGAATATTCTTCAAAAAGGGGGCACAGACGATCCGGCTAAAATGTATCGAACATTTAGAGGTGCCGATCCGGATCCAAAATATTTATTGAAAAAGCGCGGGCTCAATTAATCGGATACCGCGTAAAAAGGGAGATATGAAAATATCTCCCTTTTTTTTATATAAATACTTGCAATTCTAAAAACAATGCTTACATTTGAATATTATTTATAATGAGTCTAAATAAATACTGGTAAAGCATGTGTGATACAAAAGTTCTGAGCCAACGCGGCGATACCCATATCAGTGTCTGCCATAAGTGCAAGACATATTATATCTGGCAGCAAAGTTTTGTGCTGACATTTACACCGGGTAAGTTTGCCGACTTTCTGAGCATCATAAAAAGTAATGGCGATGAACTTTTTTTTAGTTCGTTTCCAGACGGCGAATTTCGGTTGATCATGAAAACACCTTATCCGGATATTGTATTTTCGTTTAACGAAGAGCAATGGCAGAATTTTAGGGATGCCTTGCAGGAGTCTTATTACATGAACGAATTTTATAGTATGCTGAATAATTAAGATAAAAAGTCCTGTTGCTTCGCTTGTGTTTCATCTCTCTTTCCTTATGCGTTGCCAACAGGCACAAACAAAACCCTCAGCCAAAAGCGTAGCATTGCTTATGGGCTGAGGGTTCTTCCTTTATCCTGTTGATGTATTATTCGCCTATCGCATAGTATTTAAAACCGAGTGCTTCAAGCTGACTGCGGTCCAGAAGTTTACGGCCATCAAACACAAAAGCAGGTTTCTTCATTTGTTCTTTTATAGCTTGCCAGTCATAAACTTTAAATTCGTCCCATTCGGTTAACACGGCGATGGCATGGGCATCGTCACAAGCCTCATAAGGGCTACTAACGACCTTTACCAAGGCTTTGTTTTCTTCGGATGAGCGGGTATTCAGATAATCCAGGTCCGCATAGATTCGTTCGGCTGATACTTTGGGGTCATATACCGTTATCTCCGCCTGTTCGTTGAGTAGGTAGTCGGCCACATAGATCGCCGCTGATTCACGCGTATCGTTGGTGTCTTTTTTAAATGCCCAGCCTAAGAAAGCGATTTTCTTTCCGGATACTGTATTGTACAGCGTTTGTATGATGTTGTCGGCAAAGCGGCGTTTCTGATAATCATTCATGATGATCACCTGGTCCCAGTACTCCGCGACTTCCGTGAGACCGTAGCTACGGGCAATATAAACGAGATTGAGAATATCTTTCTGGAAGCAGGAGCCGCCGAAGCCGACCGAGGCTTTGAGAAATTTGGGGCCGATGCGGGTGTCCATGCCGATGGCTCTGGCCACTTCATCCACATTCGCACCTGTCTTTTCACAGAGAGCGGAGATCGAATTGATCGACGAAACACGTTGGGCCAAAAATGCATTGGCTGTTAATTTGGAAAGCTCAGAGGACCATAGGTTGGTGGTTAGGATTTTGCTCCGGTCTACCCATTGTGCATAGATATCCACCAGTGCGGCAATAGCATCTTTGTTTTCGCCGCCGATAAGTACGCGGTCCGGCTTGATCAGATCCTGTATCGCTGTTCCCTCAGCCAGGAACTCCGGATTAGAAAGAATATGAAAGTTGACACCATTGCCTGTGTTGTCCAGAATACTCTTTAAAGCAGCTGCGGTGCGTACGGGCAATGTGGACTTTTCAACAACGATCTTATCATTTTTGGCGACTGCGGCAATCTGCCGCGCGCACAGCTCAATATATTTTAAATCTGCTGCCATGCCTTTGCCCTTACCGTAATTTTTGGTTGGTGTATTGACAGAAATGAAGATCATGTCAGCTTCATCAATAGCTTTGTTGATATCGGTGGAAAAAAACAGATTTCGATCGCGGGCTTCAGCAACGATTTCCTTCAATCCAGGCTCATAAACAGGTAGGTTGTCCAGATCTTTATCGTTCCAGGCCTCGATGCGGGCTGCATTCATATCAACAATGGTAATCTCAATATGAGGACACTGACTGGCTACAACAGACATGGTGGGGCCTCCTACATAACCAGCACCGATGCAGCATATTTTCTTGATCGTTTTGCTCATTTTGACTAACTTAATCAGCTATAAATTGAACAGCAAATGTAAATATTTCGCGTGATAGTTTTTTGCCGGTCACACTTATTATTTACGCTCTCCTTTTAGAAAATACACGCAATACCTGCGATCTGCTAAAAAATGTATCATATTTATGCTAATTTTACATTAAAAAAGGAACGGTTTGATTAAGCAAGAAGTTATTGACAAGGTACTGGAAACAGTACGGATAGAAGAAGTGGTGGGTGACTTCGTTGATTTAAAGAAACGTGGCACTTCCCTGATCGGAAATTGTCCTTTTCATAATGAGAAAACACCTTCATTTCATGTCTCTGTTTCCAAAGGTATCTATAAGTGCTTTGGTTGCGGCGCAGGTGGAGATTCGCTCAAGTTTGTTATGGAACTGGAGAAGTTCTCCTATCCTGAAGCTATTCGCTATTTAGCGGATAAATATGCGATCCAGATTGAAGAAGTGGAGCGCTCTCCGGCACAACTTGCCGCACAGGATAAAAGGGAAAGCCTTTACGTGCTCAGCGCCTGGGCCGGTAAGTTTTTTGTGGAGCGCCTGTGGAAGACTGAGATGGGACAGGTCATTGGACTCAACTACTTCAAAGAGCGCGGATACCGTGAGGATATCATCAAAAAATTCGAACTCGGTTACTCGCCAGAAGAATGGACTGCCCTGGTGGACAGTGCGCAGGCAGCCGGATTTCATCCGGACTATCTGGTAGCAAGTGGTCTGGCGATCGAACGGGATGATAAGTCGCTCTACGATCGTTTCAGGGGACGCGTCATGTTCCCGATTCATAATCTGACGGGGCGTATTATCGGCTTTGGCGGCCGTACGTTAAAAACCGATAAAAAGGTCGCCAAATATGTCAACTCGCCCGAGAGCGACATCTACCATAAGTCGGATGTGCTCTATGGTCTCAACTTCGCCAAAAAGGCCATCATGGACGAAGACAATTGCTATCTTGTCGAAGGGTACGCCGACGTCCTGTCGGTGCATCAGGCAGGAGTCGAAAATGTGGTGTCTTCGTCGGGTACCTCTCTTACAACAGGCCAGATTAAACTGATCTCCCGCTTCACAAAAAATGTCACCATCCTTTACGATGGAGACGAAGCCGGCATTAAAGCGTCTTTGCGGGGTACAGACATGCTCCTGGAAGAAGGGTTAAATGTGAAAGTCCTGCTCTTCCCTGATGGAAACGACCCCGATTCTTACATTCAGAAATTTGGTGCTGCAGCTTTTAAGGATTATGTCAAATCCCGGCAGCAGGACTTTATCTTTTATAAAACCAGCATCTTGTTGCGCGATGCGAGCAACGATCCCATAAAAAGAGCAGAGGTGATACGTGATGTTGTCGAAAGTATTGCTCTGATACCCGATGAAATCAAGGTTTCGGTCTTTATTCGGGAATGCAGCAGCCTGCTGGACATCGAGGAGCGTATTTTGCTTGCCGAACTCAACAAGATAAGGCTCAATAGAGCAAAGAAAGCGGATAAAGAAGCATCCCGGAAAACGCAGGGGCCACCTGCAGGTGCCGGAATGCCTCCACCTGGTATGGATGGCCCACCACCGGATTTCTTCATGACCGATGAGGAACGAGCAGGAATACCTGCCATGGAATCTGAGAATCAACCCACCCAGCTGACCTCCGAAGTTTTGCAGGAACGTGAGATCGTCCGCATTCTGATCAATTACGGGGATTATCTGGCAACTTGGGAGGGGGACGGTGATATCCCTGTCGCTGGTGTGCTATTGGGCAACATCAATGATATTGAATTTAAAGACAAGGCGGCTGCATATATCTTAAAGGCTTATCGTGATGCCGCCGAAAATTATGAAATTCCGGACCCCAAGCAGTTTTATTCCAATGCTGACGCTGCGGTATCTGAACTCGCGATCAACTGTGTTGCCAGCAAATATTCACTAAGTGAAAACTGGAACGACGACAAACGCAAGATTTACGTCAGCCAGGAGTATGAGCATCTGAAGCAGCTTGTCGTTACCGCGATCTATCGCATCAAAAAGCGGAAGATAGAAGCAGAGATGCACAATATCCGTGAAGAGATGAAACATGAAAAGGATATTGGCAATCTCGAAGTGTTGCTCTTTAAATATCAAAAACTCAAAGAAGCGGAGAAGCTTCTGGGTGGCTTTCTTGGAAATACCATTGTGAAATAAGGGTATGTATGGCAAGGCATCTTGAAATAGGGTCATTGGGCGAACAGCTTGCTACAGACTATCTGGTCGGGATAGGCTGTAAAATAGTGTTAAGAAATTGGCGCTTTAAGAATTTAGAGGTAGATTTGATTGTCATGGATGGGGATACCCTGGTGTTTGTGGAAGTGAAGACAAGATCCGGAACAGACTTTGGGCAGCCATATGAATTTGTGGACCTGCGCAAGCAGCGGCGGCTGGTTCGCGCAGCACAGGCGTACATACTGAAACACGCCTATGTAGGAGAGCTCAGGTTTGATGTTGTTGCAATAACAAATAGTGAAAATCCGGACATTACCTATATAAAAGATGCATTTTGGGACAGCTGAAGGAGGCTGTGGAGTGAATAAATAAAAAGAAAAATAATAATTAGATGAAAAAAATCACCTATTTCATTGCGATTACAGCACTTGCTTTTACTTCTTGTAAGTCCAAAAAAACAGCTTTGGAGTTTGCGGCTCCGGGGCCGAATCAGGCAGTGCTAAAAGGAAGTCCTGTGCAACTGAAATTGAAATTCGAATCGGTAACAATGGATTCTGTTGCCTATTTCGTGGACGACAGGCATGTAGGATCTTCTACCGATACGGCAGCAATAACTGTCGACACGAAAGATATGGCCTATGGTCCGCGTAATATTTCTGCCCTGGTCTACAGCGGTGGTCAGTCTGATTCGGTGTCGAGTACATTTTTTATTGTTCCTGCTGCGGCCAAAAATTATGGATTTGAGGTTGTTAATAAATACCCGCATGACACAACTGCTTTCACCCAGGGGCTGCAGTTTGCAGATGGGGTGCTGTATGAATCCAATGGACGCTATGGCGAATCCAACCTCCGCAAAGTGGACCTGAAAACAGGAAAGGTACTGAAGGAGATCAAATTCGATGAGAAGACCTTTGCCGAGGGCATGACGTTGGTAGGCAATAAACTTTTTATGCTGACCTGGCAGCAGGGGGAAGGATACGTGTTTGATAAAAATACATTTGCAAAAGAAAGTTCTTTTAAATACGAAAATAGTAAAGAGGGCTGGGGAATTACCTACGATGGAAAGCGCCTGATTAAATCCGACGGATCCAACAAATTGTATTTCCTTGATGCTACCACCGGTAAGGAACTCCATGCCATTGCTGTCTATGATGAAAACGGGCCGGTGGACGAACTGAACGAATTAGAATATATTGATGGAAAAGTATATGCCAATGTGTATCAGAAGGATATTATCGTCATTATTGACCCTGAGACCGGAGCCGTAGAAGGACGGATAAACTTAGTAGGTATTTACGAACATACTTCCGCTTATGATAACGAGCTCAATGGTATTGCTTATGATCAGGCCAACAAACGTCTTTTTGTAACGGGTAAACTGTGGAATACTTTATTTGAGATTAAGGCCATCGAACAGTAGCTGATCTTAGTATTGCTTTAATAAGCTAAAGGGAATGTCAGGAGAGGGACATTCCCTTTTTTGCGTGTTTTATCGATTCATTGTTGCATTAAAGGTGTTATCAATTTGATACGCCGGTTATTGGCTACCGCTGGGCAATAAATCCTGTTCACACCTTGGTTGCAAGTGCTAGAAGATGGAGCTTTTTTGCTAGGTCTTCCCAGCAGGGAATGATTGTCCCCCATGGAGAGGTGGTGATTTTGCACTTAGGGGCTGGCTGAGATATCCTTTGCCCAGTTTATATATCGCGATAAAAAGAAGAGTCCCAATCATAACAAAAAAGGGATGAGCGTACGCTCATCCCTTTTTTGTTATGATTGGGTCCGATTAATAAATCGGAGTAAAGCTCCAGTTGTCATCAAAACGGGTAGAACCATTTAGACCGGTGGTCACATAACCTGTTCCTCCAATGGCATAACCCACTGCATCGTATCTGGCAGTCCCGCCGAAATTGGTATTGTCTGTAGTCCAATAGTCACCACTAACGTTATATTTCGCAACGCTGTTGATCGCTATACTGCCTTTCAGGCCGCCGACAAGGAAACCGTTGCCATTGATGGTGAAAGCTGTTGCATTTGAGCGTGTTAAGTCGTAATTATATGTTCCGTCGTTTCTAGATATATCTGCCAATTGCGTCCATTTGCTTCCGTCAAATTTGTAGAAGTCTTTTGGATTACTGCTATTGGAAACGCCACCACCAATATAAGCAATATTGTTGATCATAAACACAAACGCTCCTTTGCGTTTCGCTGTGAATGGTGCGTCGTTGATGGCTTCCCATTTATTTGCAGTCGGGTCGTATTTGAAAAATTGGTTGGTAAACGTAACAGCATTATTAATGGCTGTTTCGCCTGTTCCTACATACGCTTTACCGTCAATACTGAAAGCAACTGCACTTGCCAACGGAATTGGCAAATCGGCAATTCTGGTCCATTGTTTACCTCTTTCTGCTGCAGGATCGAATTTATAGAAGTCTTGAAGGTAATTTGAACCATCGTTACCGCCGCCTACATAGCCAAAGTCGCCGATAGTAAATGCAATAGCATTACGACGGCCACTGCGTTCAGCATCATCCGCCAGTGGATCTTTTTCGCTCCAGCTGTTGGAAGCAGGGTCATACGCATAAGTGGTCTTTAAATGGATAGGTCTGCTACCTGCATTATTGGATTGACCGGTGGTTACGTAAGCTATGTTTTTGATCACAAAACTTGCTGCCGCAGAAGTTTGTGGACCTTTATAAGCTGCTTTTTGAAACCACTCTGTCGATTTCTCATCTTCAGTATCATCACTTTTCTTACAAGAAGAGAATGTTGTAACTGTAACTACAAAAGCAGACAATACGAGTAGCCAATTTTTCTTGTTCATAAATTATTGAAATTTAGTATATAGGATGTTTAATTTAATTCTTGGATCATTGCCATCTTTTGCCAATATCAACCTATTTCCTGTATTAAACAACGCCGCAGGTATGATGCTATTAGCCGAAGTCTGCGAGGCTGTAGGCGGTAAAGATAGATATAATGAAGTATTTTTATATGCTGTTGTCTTAATTTTATTTAAATAATCAATCAGATTGAATGTATATTTTCCATTATCTGATCCGCCTGTCGATGATAGCCTAGCCACTTGAAG from the Sphingobacterium thalpophilum genome contains:
- a CDS encoding glutaminyl-peptide cyclotransferase; the protein is MKKITYFIAITALAFTSCKSKKTALEFAAPGPNQAVLKGSPVQLKLKFESVTMDSVAYFVDDRHVGSSTDTAAITVDTKDMAYGPRNISALVYSGGQSDSVSSTFFIVPAAAKNYGFEVVNKYPHDTTAFTQGLQFADGVLYESNGRYGESNLRKVDLKTGKVLKEIKFDEKTFAEGMTLVGNKLFMLTWQQGEGYVFDKNTFAKESSFKYENSKEGWGITYDGKRLIKSDGSNKLYFLDATTGKELHAIAVYDENGPVDELNELEYIDGKVYANVYQKDIIVIIDPETGAVEGRINLVGIYEHTSAYDNELNGIAYDQANKRLFVTGKLWNTLFEIKAIEQ
- a CDS encoding Kelch repeat-containing protein produces the protein MNKKNWLLVLSAFVVTVTTFSSCKKSDDTEDEKSTEWFQKAAYKGPQTSAAASFVIKNIAYVTTGQSNNAGSRPIHLKTTYAYDPASNSWSEKDPLADDAERSGRRNAIAFTIGDFGYVGGGNDGSNYLQDFYKFDPAAERGKQWTRIADLPIPLASAVAFSIDGKAYVGTGETAINNAVTFTNQFFKYDPTANKWEAINDAPFTAKRKGAFVFMINNIAYIGGGVSNSSNPKDFYKFDGSKWTQLADISRNDGTYNYDLTRSNATAFTINGNGFLVGGLKGSIAINSVAKYNVSGDYWTTDNTNFGGTARYDAVGYAIGGTGYVTTGLNGSTRFDDNWSFTPIY